The Peromyscus maniculatus bairdii isolate BWxNUB_F1_BW_parent chromosome 14, HU_Pman_BW_mat_3.1, whole genome shotgun sequence genomic interval GGTAGGGAATGGGTGTAGGGACTGTCTCTAAATAAAGGATTCCAAGTGGCCATGCTCTAGATATCATAAGGTGAGGACAATTGCCCCGGGGCAATTTTACTCCACTAAGATACACTTTCCTACATCAAACATTACTGCCTGCACCCAATATTAAGAATCAAAGTAACTTTATTTGAAAGGCCACTACACAGCTCTGAATCCTACATAAAAGTCATCTTCCCTATGCTTAAttattctcaaaaaaagaaaatacactgaTATAGACACATTTCTGGGCATAGgttttgtggggcgtttacccaccaaccctacagctccccagagttttcttgagtgtgcagcaggaaatattagatagaaggatttatttcggagaatcttgtggagagaaacagatagaaaataaaggatagccttgagagggcctggaacctattccaacgggccctgactgtctctgccccagggtttttatagagatgccaaggggtggagcaaaagacctccttccccagcacagccaagtgcagaccatctcagacacctgcactcaggcccgtggtcctaatcatcctcgacgtggacctgctgggtaaagccacaaggaacccgagaaagGGCTCCCACAAGGTTTTTTGGTAAAAGTTGCCAAAAGAACAGCCATCGATTAGCATCCATGGAAACTAAAAGACCTAGTATCATGACAGGTGCTAACATCAAAGAATTAGAAAGTGACCTAGGTCCAGAGAGAGGTACAGTAGACAAGGCAGTGGCCATGGAAGCCTAGAGAACTGAGTTTAATCCCCCAAACACACATTAAAGGTGGATGCAGAAAACCAACTCCAGCggtgtcctctgacatccacacatatTCTGTGGCACACAAGCTTATATGCAcatcacacacttacacacacacacacacacacacacacacacacacacacacacacacagtttcaaaagaCAGCCAGCAAACAACCTAATCAACTAGGGATATAACTTgggagtaaagtgcttgcctggcatgcctaaggccctgggtttaacccTTAACACAACAGGAGGgggtaaaaatgaaaatgaaagggagggagggaaagggagggaacaCAGTCTGGCCATGTGAAGAAAGGGCACCAAGAGCAGTATCTCATCTCCTGACTTTGAAGACTAGAAGGCTGAATGGTTCCAAATTCCAAGACAACCCCAGAAGTAAGAAATATCTTTGCTCATTCATCACCAATGTTTCTCCTCTTACGTTCCATCTTTATGTTTACATCTTCTTTACAAAGCTTATGGACATGTGACCTCATAGACAAAACTAACAACTGTTCTGATGTTACTATTACTGCACCTATGACATGAACACGGGGGCAGTAATGCCATCATCTGAGAAATTAAAACCTATCTCGGTAACATAACAAGCCTTCGAGCTGCAACTTCAGAGTATCAAACCATTCTGGGAGGGCCTAGGCACTCTACTTACCTTGCTCTTCATGATCTTTAAAGTGCCACCAGTACCCTTTGGAAGGATGATATCGACAGTACGACATAGCTTCATCAAAAGCTGACTGAATACCATGCACTGCAGTAagcttgcaaaacaaaacaaaaaccaacaaattcTAAATCTCTCATGAGGTCAACTAAAATGTcctaagtaaatataaaatatcacataTGCAAAGATAATTTCCTGTTTTCAGAATCTAGATTGCCATTCGACTGGAGTTGTATTCACCCCCAGTATCTGCAAGGGGTGAGTTCCACACTCACATcccttatataaaataattagcaTTTCTGTGTAACCTATGAATTCTCCAATATTCTTTTAATCATCTCTAAATTACTTATAAGACCTAACACAATATAAGTACTATATAGACAGACAGCTAGGTATTGTTGTTGTAttgtattgtttagggaataataaAAAGGGCAACAAAAACATAGTACAGATGCAGTTCTTTTTCCAAGTACTTTTATGTATATTACTAATGATGTGGAGCCTGTGACTCTTCAGACTCTATTAGCACGGACTTGACCCATAGTACAGTTAACATTTTATACCAGTTTACACAAAGCAGGAGAGCTCCTACTTGATTCTCAGAGCAAGGGCTCTCAATTATAAGTTTGCGTTAATGTTctaagaacataaaaaaaaaaaaaaaaaaaaaaaaaaaactaggtgtGCTGGCACACATCTGGAATCTCAGGActtgagatggaggcaggaggactggggttcaaggccatctttagATACGTAATGAGTCCAAGGCTACtgtctaaagaaataaaaagggaaggaaagggagggggagggaggggaaagagagagggagggagggagggcaagcAGGTAGGCAGGTAGATGCGTAGGTGGGTGAAGACACATACCACTCTGGAGTTTATAACTGATCCCAAGTCTGGTGCCTGATAGATGACTCCAGCAATGATATAATAATCAGCCAGTGGGATAACTAAAGCAGCAGGAAAAAATGCTTATGAACACATCTTGGACACAAACTgctaaaaaatgattttttcatAGAATGAACAACTAAACTCTGGCACTTTAATATATGAAACTTTAAGGGAAGGTCTGGCAATTTCTATAGAAGTAGGCAGAATGGGAAAACAGCCACACTGTTCATTTATGCTATCTAGGGTTGTTAACAGTTGAGTAGTTCCATATAGTTCCATCCACAAAGCCTAAAGAGTTTACTCTCTGCCCTTCACAGAAAATATACACCAACTCTTACCCACAAGCAGGGCTTCTCAAACACCAGGCACATCTGAATCAAGTTTAATCAATTCAATGTATCTTAAGATTACTAAAATGAGATCTTACTAGGTACATGTATAGGTATATATAGCACATTTCAATGGACTAAACAATGCCAATGCTGTCAGTCAACCGAATTGGGAAGTAAGACTGAAGAACATAAGACACTTAGAGACCAGAGTGAAGAAGATATGTGATGCATGCACTATACTTTCCTGAGTCCCAAGGCTGAGCCCTCAGGACAAAGATAACTACTACTGAGCCCCAATACCATCTTGTGTCATTACTATATCCTGAATGTTCTCAAGTAGCCTTGCTTATTATctacagttctctttttctctgcagaGACTCTAGACCTTCCATTCTGAAATAAGATTTGAATTTCGAACAACAACTTCTTTGACAAGTGATTTTCTGATATTGAAAGGTTCCAGGGAAAAGGATTTCCCCAAGTGCCTTTATGTAGAGCATCTATTTGAGAGATGTCTCTCAGCAATACCATCCTGCTTTTCTATTTTGAATAATCTCTTCTTCAATGAGACTCTGCAAAATCTTGGCTTGATCCCAAGGTGTCTTGAAGTGCCAGTCATTGCTAAAATATATGCTTTAGCTCTCTGATTCAAAATCAAATCTGGATGCATTTACTCTTCAATGTTGTTTCCTAAGAAAATATTCATTTGATAGTAAAACCCAGGTAAGATTTTTGGTTGAATGTGTCATTTGAAGATACTCAGTGCTCTATGAATTTAATAAAAAGTATTAACTCAAAGACTGAGAGGAGATGCAAGTTATTCAGGAGGCTCAAGGTCCAGTGGGAACTCAACAACTGTGCTCATAGGAAGAGGTGAACCATCTGGGTTTTTGATATACTTCTTACGGGAGCTATACCTGCCTGCCCAACCAAAATGTATACCGTAAATATGGTGGAAAACTGGTTCCTACTGAGAGCCTTTAATTCTAGGGAACAGAAAATGCCTATGTGACCAGTCCTCAAAAAAAGGTTTAGGCTTAGAATTTCAAATGGCTTCCTGGAGTAGAAGGCACATTTGGTATGGATCCTCATAAGATGTTGATTCCTACAATGGCTTTTCTTGTTATTTGTCTAGCTGTGTATCCTTACTAGGCAGCCATAACAAATTCTGGCCGTGAGTACAATAGATGCTGACTCTGATGAGTACACCCCTAACAAGTACTGGACATATATGTAGTTTGTGGGACCTATAGAAACAGAACTcgatgcaaaacaaaacaaatcataaCATACCAGTTCCTGAATGGTATACCAAAATAAATcccttatttaaaaacaaaagaaagcatacagatcaggaagtaaacaaattGTGGTGTTTTGGACATTTTACCTTGAGCAGGGGACTGCCGCTGTTGCTTTCGAATGATGAAAAGAATGGGCTCTTGAGCATGTAAAAGGATGTATTCAACTCCAACCATCTGACTGAAAtggaaacatacagagatctaTGAAGGATTCCTAAAACTTTGTAGGACACTTAAATTACCAAATAAATTGCAACAGTAGTGTAGAAAGGGAACTAAAATTGCTTATGATTAATGTTAAAAGTTGGCTATTGAAAAAAACCAGCTATTTTCCCAGACAGTTGGTACATAGATTAAAATGTggtttttaaacaaatttataaaaattcatgAATTTAACAGTAAGTTACCTTTAACAGCTAAAATTACCTCATAGCAAAagctatttaaaatatagaaactaaattttataaaaccagtgagccatctcctcagcccaaagCTCAGGGGTTTCCTTCAAAGATTCAACTGTATCTGTCACTAATTACCATACACAGGCAAAATGACCAATCATTGCAAAATCTCGAGTTAGCAAAGGTGCTACCTTCTTAAAACAACTTACTTCAAGTGCTCTAATGTTAGCCTCTGCATCTTGACCACTTCATTATTACACGTCCTATCATAAAAAGGGTTGCTTCTTTCTGAAAAGTAATCCAGGACACTACCACTGTTCAAAATGGGGATCCAAGAGCTGTCAACCCAAGAGATTCCCAGCAGATTATCtataggaaagaaataaaagaattaaaaacaataaacaatcCAATGAATACCTACTACATGCTGTGAATTAATTATATAGATTCTGCCCTATGCACTCATATTTTGGCTGTGAGCCTAAtatttaacaactgagccatctctcagccagCCCAGCCCTATGTACTGTTAACAGTCTAACAGAAGAGAGGACTATGAAAAAGGAACACAGTAAGGACTACAGTAAAGTTAGGGGTAAATTAATTATAGAAGCATAAGTGGAGTAACAAAGCAGCTCacagagaaaatggaaattaTATTTCACAGGCAAGAGGTAGGTTTGCACTGTTAAAGGAGAGACTCGCCATGAAGAAGAGGGTAAACTGGTTCCCAGCAGAGAGAACTCATACACAAAGgtacaaaagataaaatacattgtttctCTATTTTGAATAGTTTGATTGGGTAAAGAAGTATTAAGATTTGAAATCtagaaagatcttttttttttttttttttttttgtttgtttttgtttttcgagacagggtttctctgtgtagctttgcgcctttcctggagctcacttggtagcccaggctggcctcaaactcacagagatccgcctggctctgcctcccgagtgctgggattaaaggcgtgcgccaccaacgccggCTAGAAAGATCTTTTTAAAGACTAGAAATCcgaagttttggggttttttgtttgtttgtttttttttgtttgtttgttttttgttttttgtttttttgagacaggttttctctgtgtagttttggtgcctatcctggatcttactctgtagaccaggctggcctctgctgtggatattgttctatataaataaaacactggtggccagtgacgaggcaggaagtaggtgggacaaggagagaggagaattctgggaagcggaaggctggggggagagacactgcagccaccgccaggagaagcagcatgtagagactctggtaagccaccagccacgtggcaaggtatagatttatagaaatgggttaatttaagataaaagaacagttagcaagaagcctgccacggccatacagtttataagtgatataagcgtctgagtgattattttataagtggattgtgggactgcggggcttggggaacctggagagaagacttccagctacaaatggcgcccaacggctcgagcttccaccttaaacctgagaatatttaataaccaattctaaacagagccaaaaccaggttcctgcttcttgtctcatatgagcagctagacggcgcaaaacgcgggtttgaacactggcgggttcctggcgtgtgcgtctgaccggcagtatggcgggaatgaggcatctgccagcggcacattaagctgtgtggtagatttagtctttactattattaaaaaaaaaaaaaaaaaaaaaaaaaaaaaaagaggtttctgggctacacgctgctttgatgaaagcttagacccactatttctgagacttgatgactcccagagctggctgaaaatgtaccactgccatgttgggcagctaaagtgggtggagccagcagccacaatgctatttcagtcttagaatggtacagtttaaagcaataggctcaaggctcaaggtaatataaaaaataagccacgtaacgatggctaccacacagagaatctggattatgttgtctttgatatttgtaactgaagaaaaacatttgattacaaaagctgttgagttatgccaaaatgtatattttaaaggtaccttgacttcaaaatttggatttaaggatatgttgctttggaaaag includes:
- the Med6 gene encoding mediator of RNA polymerase II transcription subunit 6 isoform X2, yielding MAAVDIRDNLLGISWVDSSWIPILNSGSVLDYFSERSNPFYDRTCNNEVVKMQRLTLEHLNQMVGVEYILLHAQEPILFIIRKQQRQSPAQVIPLADYYIIAGVIYQAPDLGSVINSRVLTAVHGIQSAFDEAMSYCRYHPSKGYWWHFKDHEEQAKVWRKACPSGSDKERDRASTRNCEI
- the Med6 gene encoding mediator of RNA polymerase II transcription subunit 6 isoform X1, whose amino-acid sequence is MAAVDIRDNLLGISWVDSSWIPILNSGSVLDYFSERSNPFYDRTCNNEVVKMQRLTLEHLNQMVGVEYILLHAQEPILFIIRKQQRQSPAQVIPLADYYIIAGVIYQAPDLGSVINSRVLTAVHGIQSAFDEAMSYCRYHPSKGYWWHFKDHEEQDKVKPKAKRKEEPSSIFQRQRVDALLVDLRQKFPPKFVQQKSGEKPVPVDQTKKETEPLPETVKSEEKESAKNVQQTVSTKGPPEKRMRLQ